TCCGATTTTTGACTTCCCCACCACTGCTGTCAATATAAACCACAATATTGTGGGGATGAATATCCTGAATTAATTGCAGAAAAGCGCGATCGCTGCCCCCTCTTTTGGCTTCTAGCTTACCATTGACCTCAGTTACGCTACTATTAACCGTATCGCCCACTCCCACAATAATCGGCATTAAATTAGGATCAAAATGGTTTTTAACTAATTCCACCAATTCTGAATAACGATTGGGTGCATTGCGAACATTAAATGTTTCTCCTAGAGGATAATTGCCAATCCGTTGATAGTAATAACGATTGAGAATTGCTAACACCCCTGCTTCTTTAATTGCTCCGCGAATCATGAATTGAAAATCGGTTGTTCCCGAATCATTTTCTGCTACTGGACGCAGCATTTCTTTCCCCTGTTGATCGCGCCCTAAATTAGGCGCATAATGAACAAAAAAAGAATTGCCTAACCCGTTTGCATTTGCTTCAGTTAATAAAGTTTCCATTAATTGCTGCATTGTTGTTTGTAAGGCTGCATAAATTGCTGGAGATGCTTGTAATTTTTCATATAATGTATTGAGATTAGCGGTGGGAGACGCCATATTATTTAAAACTGAAGCCTTAATTCCTTGCTCAATTTCAAGAGCAGATAGCGAAGTTTCTTGTTCCTCAAAAAAACTCTCTAATGCGTGTTTAATTCTTTGTGGAACTTGTGCTAAAAACGTGAGCTCTTTTTCCGTTACACCGGGGTGAGAGATATGACCGGCGCGATCTTGCCATTGTACCCCTCCTGCACCTAAACCAGGCAGATAAAGCGCATTTTTTTTTACAAAATCAGCATCACCAAACGCCCGTTCAATAATGGGATTAACGCCACGTTTTCCAATATGTTCGCCATTGGTGAGAACATAAAAATGCCCGGCTAAGGCTTTTGTTGCCCTGACATAATTGGGATCGATGGTACGCGTTAAGGGGTCTTTGACTAACCCCATGCAAACGCCATCTAAGTCTTGAATGATCAGAATATTTTCATTATGAATTAAAATATCAGCAAGTTTTTCATGATTCAGAGAAGGAATATTTTCTTTTAAAAGCGGATGGAACATAAACGAATACTAATGACTAATGACTAATGACTAATGACTACTTTACCTTTGCTTTCTCAAATTAACTTGAATATCTTCAATTAGTCGGCGATTAGCGGCTAACAAATCAGCAATTAAGCCAAATACCCAAAGTTGAACCCCAATTAAAATCAGAATTGCCGTTAAAATCAAGCTGGGAATGCGCGTTCTTTCCGTTCCCATAATGAAGAAAAATAACCAACGTACACCCAAAAGAAAACCTAAGCTAAACGGCACTGATCCAACAATCAGAAAGAAACGCAGCGGTTTGTATAACATAAAAATTCGGAGAATCGTGGTCATTGACCGCAGCACGTAAGTGGGAGTGCTTTTAACTAAACGCGAGGGTCGCAAATCATGATTAACTCTCACGGGAACAGAGAGGATTGCCATCCCTTTTTGTCCCGCTTGAATGATGGTTTCTAGGGTATAGGTGTAATTATCAAAAACGTTAATTTGTAACGCCGCTTCGCGACTAAACGCACGAAACCCACTTGGGGCATCCGGAATATTCGTATTACTCGCTAAACGAACAACGTAACTCCCTAACCGTTGCAAGGTTTTCTTAACTGGAGAAAAATGAGGAATCTGGGTAATCGGTCGCGCTCCCACGACAATTTCGGCTTGTTTTAATAAAATTGGTTCAATAAGATGGGGAATATCATCAGCACAATACTGGTTATCCGCATCCGTATTTACAATAATGTCTGCTTCTGC
Above is a genomic segment from Cyanobacteria bacterium GSL.Bin1 containing:
- the stpA gene encoding glucosylglycerol 3-phosphatase — encoded protein: MFHPLLKENIPSLNHEKLADILIHNENILIIQDLDGVCMGLVKDPLTRTIDPNYVRATKALAGHFYVLTNGEHIGKRGVNPIIERAFGDADFVKKNALYLPGLGAGGVQWQDRAGHISHPGVTEKELTFLAQVPQRIKHALESFFEEQETSLSALEIEQGIKASVLNNMASPTANLNTLYEKLQASPAIYAALQTTMQQLMETLLTEANANGLGNSFFVHYAPNLGRDQQGKEMLRPVAENDSGTTDFQFMIRGAIKEAGVLAILNRYYYQRIGNYPLGETFNVRNAPNRYSELVELVKNHFDPNLMPIIVGVGDTVNSSVTEVNGKLEAKRGGSDRAFLQLIQDIHPHNIVVYIDSSGGEVKNRKPVQIQTTATGEKEVVELPTDPRDTADPLTLNVIFPHGHSEYINFFQTVATNRDQHT
- a CDS encoding glycosyltransferase; the protein is MTKLIIQIPCYNEEATLGATLADLPRELPGIDQVEWLIIDDGSRDQTVEVAKASGVDHIVRHPKNQGLAKAFMSGLRASLAAEADIIVNTDADNQYCADDIPHLIEPILLKQAEIVVGARPITQIPHFSPVKKTLQRLGSYVVRLASNTNIPDAPSGFRAFSREAALQINVFDNYTYTLETIIQAGQKGMAILSVPVRVNHDLRPSRLVKSTPTYVLRSMTTILRIFMLYKPLRFFLIVGSVPFSLGFLLGVRWLFFFIMGTERTRIPSLILTAILILIGVQLWVFGLIADLLAANRRLIEDIQVNLRKQR